In a single window of the Anaerocolumna cellulosilytica genome:
- the queA gene encoding tRNA preQ1(34) S-adenosylmethionine ribosyltransferase-isomerase QueA, with translation MNKEDFYFDLPEELIAQDPLEDRSSSRLLVLDKESGQTSHKIFKDIVQYLKSGDCLVINNTKVIPARLIGEKEGTGAKVELLLLKRREGDVWEALVKPGKKAKPGTKISFGDGILTCEILEIVDEGNRMVQFNYEGIFEEILDRLGQMPLPPYITHQLQDKNRYQTVYAKHEGSAAAPTAGLHFTKELIDELTQKGVIIANVTLHVGLGTFRPVKVENILEHHMHSEFYQIEAEEAEKINGTKEKGGRVICVGTTSCRTVESAADENGLVKAGSGNTAIFIYPGYKFKVLDALITNFHLPESTLIMLVSALAGREPVLKAYEEAVKERYRFFSFGDAMFIQ, from the coding sequence ATGAATAAAGAAGATTTTTACTTTGATTTACCGGAGGAATTAATAGCACAAGATCCACTGGAAGACAGATCCAGTTCAAGACTTCTAGTGCTTGATAAAGAATCAGGCCAAACCAGCCATAAAATATTTAAAGATATTGTTCAATACTTAAAATCCGGTGATTGCCTTGTAATAAACAATACAAAGGTTATTCCTGCCAGATTAATTGGTGAGAAGGAAGGAACTGGTGCAAAGGTTGAATTATTACTGTTAAAACGCAGAGAGGGTGATGTATGGGAAGCTCTTGTAAAACCTGGTAAAAAAGCTAAGCCTGGTACTAAAATCAGCTTCGGGGATGGCATACTTACCTGCGAAATACTGGAAATAGTTGACGAAGGAAACCGTATGGTTCAGTTTAACTATGAAGGTATTTTTGAGGAAATCCTGGACAGATTGGGGCAGATGCCACTGCCTCCGTATATTACCCATCAATTACAGGATAAGAACAGATACCAGACGGTCTATGCCAAACACGAAGGTTCCGCAGCGGCTCCCACAGCAGGACTTCATTTTACTAAAGAACTCATAGATGAGCTAACGCAAAAAGGGGTTATAATTGCCAATGTTACACTTCACGTTGGACTAGGTACATTTCGCCCGGTTAAAGTGGAGAATATCTTAGAGCATCATATGCATTCAGAGTTTTATCAAATCGAAGCGGAAGAGGCAGAAAAAATAAATGGGACGAAAGAAAAGGGAGGCAGGGTAATCTGTGTTGGCACTACAAGTTGCAGAACCGTAGAATCAGCAGCGGACGAAAACGGTCTTGTAAAAGCTGGCAGCGGTAATACCGCGATTTTTATTTATCCTGGTTATAAATTTAAAGTTCTAGATGCTTTAATAACTAATTTTCATCTGCCGGAGTCCACTCTGATTATGCTGGTATCGGCTCTTGCCGGAAGAGAACCTGTACTAAAAGCATATGAAGAAGC